A window of the Desulforapulum autotrophicum HRM2 genome harbors these coding sequences:
- the draG gene encoding ADP-ribosyl-[dinitrogen reductase] hydrolase, which translates to MDRFQKLDWPIIKDRARAAFIGVALGDALGATTEFMTPREIKVQFGVHNQIIGKGWLYLKPGQVTDDTEMSIFLGRAIRDSRGWDLSAIADSFADWMKSRPIDIGSTCSRGIRNYIVHKTLEVPPSRWDAGNGALMRMVPVTLYTLGDGETLARHAVEQAHITHNNPLSDAACIFFGHLVHRAIMGDTLDDLRTLTRDFVIQYPVFGYQPYPGNSSAYVVDTVQTVFHFLFSTNTFEECLVNTVNQGGDADTTGAIAGMVAGALYGFSSLPKRWIKRLDSKIYSEVLELSDHLVDHSPLSHISEKFHF; encoded by the coding sequence ATGGACAGGTTTCAGAAATTGGATTGGCCTATAATTAAAGACAGGGCCAGGGCTGCATTCATCGGCGTTGCCCTGGGCGATGCCCTGGGAGCCACCACAGAATTCATGACTCCCCGGGAGATCAAGGTTCAATTCGGGGTGCACAACCAGATCATCGGGAAAGGATGGCTGTATCTGAAACCGGGTCAGGTAACCGATGATACAGAAATGTCCATCTTCCTAGGCCGGGCCATTCGAGATTCCAGGGGGTGGGATCTTTCCGCCATTGCAGACAGTTTTGCCGACTGGATGAAAAGCCGGCCCATTGACATCGGTTCCACCTGTTCCAGGGGGATCAGGAACTATATTGTTCACAAAACCCTTGAAGTGCCGCCGAGCCGCTGGGATGCCGGCAACGGCGCCCTGATGCGCATGGTTCCAGTTACACTCTATACCCTGGGGGATGGAGAAACCCTTGCCCGCCACGCCGTGGAGCAGGCCCATATCACCCACAACAACCCCCTGTCCGATGCGGCCTGTATCTTTTTTGGCCACTTGGTTCACAGGGCCATCATGGGTGATACCCTTGACGATCTGCGCACCCTTACCCGCGATTTTGTGATCCAGTACCCGGTTTTCGGGTATCAGCCCTACCCAGGCAATAGTTCCGCCTATGTGGTGGATACGGTCCAGACCGTGTTTCATTTTTTATTTTCAACCAACACCTTTGAAGAATGCCTTGTCAATACGGTGAACCAGGGGGGGGACGCAGACACCACCGGCGCCATAGCCGGCATGGTTGCAGGCGCCCTTTACGGTTTTTCATCGTTGCCCAAACGCTGGATAAAACGTCTGGATTCCAAAATTTATTCCGAGGTTCTTGAACTGTCTGACCACCTGGTCGACCACTCTCCTTTGTCCCATATTTCAGAAAAATTTCATTTTTAA
- a CDS encoding NAD(+)--dinitrogen-reductase ADP-D-ribosyltransferase, whose product MRKIADPGGLKTWKDRKKTDLQGTQTENNPGNCQFSLCSLTPWIIGSRDFNDNPMPLSIQGVRATHSHFFKLLDKSTTWEQRARTFQDYMEVAFHLHQWRKTGDPDGQVNLKHSYLRFLRGWLFNASSVEGAVMKGWVESRMGLVPTYHCGRIQGKESNEYLAYLKDRMGGASRTNAIFSQLDLLYEFVQYEIQRRDPQVTHITLFRGIYDFSEHEILARTDNQRAVVRLNNLNSFTHDFERAWEFGTFVMEVRVPVSKIFFDGSFLRAGILRGEEEVLVIGGEYDITRRLV is encoded by the coding sequence GTGAGAAAAATTGCGGATCCCGGCGGTTTAAAAACCTGGAAAGACCGAAAAAAAACAGACCTTCAAGGGACTCAAACTGAAAACAATCCCGGCAATTGTCAATTCAGCCTGTGCAGTTTAACGCCCTGGATCATTGGTTCCCGTGACTTTAATGACAACCCAATGCCCCTGAGTATCCAGGGGGTCCGGGCCACCCATTCCCATTTTTTCAAGCTCCTGGATAAATCGACAACCTGGGAGCAGCGGGCCCGTACTTTCCAGGATTACATGGAGGTCGCCTTTCATCTTCACCAATGGCGAAAAACAGGTGATCCCGACGGGCAGGTCAACCTGAAACACAGCTATCTGAGATTTCTCCGGGGGTGGTTGTTTAATGCAAGTTCTGTTGAAGGGGCTGTGATGAAAGGATGGGTGGAGAGCAGGATGGGGCTTGTGCCCACCTATCACTGCGGCCGCATCCAGGGCAAAGAAAGCAATGAATACCTCGCCTACCTCAAGGACCGCATGGGAGGTGCATCCCGAACCAATGCCATCTTTTCCCAGCTGGACCTTCTCTATGAATTTGTTCAGTATGAAATCCAACGTCGTGATCCCCAGGTCACCCATATCACCCTGTTCCGAGGCATTTACGATTTTTCAGAACATGAAATCCTTGCCCGGACAGACAACCAGCGGGCCGTGGTCCGGCTCAACAACCTCAATTCGTTTACCCACGATTTTGAACGGGCATGGGAATTTGGAACCTTTGTCATGGAAGTCAGGGTGCCTGTTTCAAAAATATTTTTTGATGGTTCCTTTCTCCGAGCAGGTATTCTAAGGGGAGAAGAGGAAGTTCTGGTCATTGGCGGAGAGTATGACATCACCAGACGTCTGGTGTAA
- a CDS encoding Nif11-like leader peptide family natural product precursor — protein MPVNDAKRFLKSITGRPEFMKDLNQCQSPEQIETLLGENGFEFDSAEFVEAWTREVASSPTEDYHHHFNELRMWWEMLNRF, from the coding sequence ATGCCAGTTAATGATGCAAAGAGATTTCTAAAATCGATTACAGGGCGTCCGGAATTCATGAAGGATCTGAATCAGTGCCAAAGCCCTGAACAGATTGAAACACTGCTTGGGGAAAACGGGTTTGAATTTGATTCCGCAGAGTTTGTTGAGGCATGGACCCGTGAAGTCGCAAGCTCCCCGACTGAGGATTACCACCATCATTTTAATGAACTCAGAATGTGGTGGGAGATGCTCAACCGGTTCTGA
- the modA gene encoding molybdate ABC transporter substrate-binding protein, producing the protein MKHSSRSKRLLIPFLVLTLCVTLFSFSARAADTPEITVFAAASTTNAITDIIALFTAENKGRVTTSFASSSTLAKQINQGAPADVYLSANPKWMGFLEKNNMIEPGTRFDLLGNRLVLIAPLDSSMDVTITSGFNLAGLLGQEKLAMGDPDHVPAGIYGKQALTTLGVWESVASKVARAKDVRAALMLVERGEAPLGIVYATDAAISKKVKVVAFFPENSHPAITYPVALVSGKATPGARAFLEFLKTSASGAVFEKYGFSLR; encoded by the coding sequence ATGAAACATTCATCGCGATCAAAACGTCTTTTGATTCCATTTCTGGTATTGACCCTGTGTGTCACCCTGTTCTCTTTTTCGGCACGGGCAGCAGACACCCCGGAAATTACCGTTTTTGCAGCCGCCTCCACCACCAACGCCATCACCGATATTATCGCCCTGTTTACCGCAGAAAACAAGGGGCGGGTCACCACCTCCTTTGCCTCTTCTTCCACCCTGGCCAAGCAGATCAACCAGGGCGCACCGGCTGATGTGTATCTCTCAGCCAACCCCAAGTGGATGGGTTTTCTGGAGAAGAATAATATGATTGAACCCGGCACTCGGTTTGATCTGCTCGGTAATCGACTGGTCTTGATTGCCCCCCTGGACAGCAGCATGGATGTCACAATTACTTCTGGTTTTAACCTGGCAGGACTTCTGGGACAGGAAAAGCTGGCCATGGGTGACCCGGACCATGTGCCGGCGGGCATCTATGGGAAACAAGCCCTGACCACCCTGGGCGTGTGGGAGAGCGTGGCTTCTAAAGTGGCACGGGCAAAGGATGTACGGGCAGCCCTGATGCTGGTGGAGCGGGGCGAAGCCCCCCTGGGGATTGTCTATGCCACGGATGCTGCCATTTCCAAAAAGGTAAAAGTTGTGGCCTTTTTCCCTGAAAACAGCCACCCAGCCATTACCTATCCTGTAGCCCTGGTTTCTGGAAAGGCGACCCCTGGGGCCCGTGCTTTTCTTGAATTTCTCAAAACCAGTGCGTCAGGGGCTGTTTTTGAAAAATACGGTTTTTCCCTGCGGTAA
- the modB gene encoding molybdate ABC transporter permease subunit, giving the protein MEFLKLTSVELEALRLSLWISGWAVLGSLVPGILVAWVLARKQFPGKVLLDGLVHLPLVVPPVVTGYTLLLLMGRRGILGKWLYDLTGIVFAFNWKGAALASGVMAFPLLVRAVRLSIENVDQGLEQAARTLGAGPIDLFFTVTLPLIFPGIITGIILAFARSLSEFGATITFVSNIPGQTQTLPLALYTLTQVPDGEAGALRLCIISVVVALAALVVSELLAGRMERRMRGKNRSHVGH; this is encoded by the coding sequence ATGGAATTTCTGAAGCTGACATCCGTTGAACTGGAAGCCCTGCGTCTGAGCCTTTGGATCTCTGGGTGGGCTGTTCTCGGCAGTCTGGTACCTGGGATTCTGGTTGCATGGGTCCTTGCCAGGAAGCAGTTCCCCGGCAAGGTCCTGCTGGACGGGTTGGTGCATCTGCCCCTGGTGGTTCCGCCAGTGGTCACAGGGTATACCCTGCTGCTGCTCATGGGCCGGAGGGGAATTCTGGGAAAATGGCTGTATGATCTCACAGGTATTGTGTTTGCGTTTAACTGGAAAGGGGCGGCCCTGGCATCCGGGGTCATGGCATTCCCCCTGCTGGTAAGGGCGGTCCGACTCTCCATTGAAAACGTGGACCAGGGGCTGGAACAGGCTGCACGAACCCTGGGTGCCGGCCCCATTGATCTGTTCTTTACCGTGACCCTGCCCCTGATATTTCCGGGCATCATCACCGGCATTATCCTTGCCTTTGCCCGAAGCCTGAGCGAATTCGGGGCCACCATTACCTTTGTCTCCAATATACCAGGGCAGACCCAGACGCTTCCTTTAGCCCTTTATACCCTGACCCAGGTACCGGATGGGGAAGCCGGGGCCCTGCGGCTTTGTATCATTTCTGTTGTTGTTGCCCTGGCGGCCCTGGTTGTTTCAGAACTTTTGGCTGGCCGTATGGAACGGCGCATGCGAGGAAAAAATAGATCCCATGTTGGACATTGA
- the modC gene encoding molybdenum ABC transporter ATP-binding protein, with product MLDIDLKKVQGDFTVEAAFVAKGAGVTAMFGHSGAGKTSIINMIAGLSRPDAGHIVVNDHCVFDGEKNVHIPPEGRRFGYVFQDGRLFPHLSVRNNLVYGMKRVPPGARYIEFDQVVDLLGISHLLKRHPATLSGGEKQRVAIGRSLLTSPVLLIMDEPLASLDQARKSEVLPFIARLPRELRVPILYVTHSVDEILNLADTLVFLSNGKTLAVGSVETVSARDDFQRLTGGMEAAVVVSTRVDSHDPGAGLTRLEFPGGMLSVPLVDLPVNGTVRARIHPRNVGLALEAFPRTSFQNIFQGIVTGINDPCNGSLVNVSLDIGIPLMATITPRARQELDLKPGTRVHAMIKSVSVSLGYVAT from the coding sequence ATGTTGGACATTGATCTTAAAAAAGTACAGGGCGACTTTACCGTTGAAGCGGCTTTTGTTGCCAAGGGCGCCGGCGTCACAGCCATGTTCGGTCATTCAGGGGCTGGGAAAACCTCGATTATCAATATGATTGCAGGACTTTCACGCCCGGATGCAGGCCATATCGTGGTCAATGATCATTGCGTGTTTGACGGTGAAAAAAATGTCCATATTCCGCCTGAAGGTCGGCGTTTCGGTTATGTGTTCCAGGATGGCCGTCTTTTCCCCCATCTGTCTGTGCGCAACAACCTTGTCTACGGAATGAAGCGGGTGCCCCCGGGGGCCAGGTATATTGAGTTTGACCAAGTGGTGGATCTCCTTGGCATCAGCCATCTGCTAAAACGCCATCCTGCCACGTTGTCAGGTGGTGAAAAACAGCGGGTCGCCATTGGACGTTCCCTGCTCACAAGTCCTGTTCTGTTGATTATGGACGAACCCCTTGCGTCCCTGGACCAGGCACGTAAAAGCGAAGTGCTTCCCTTTATTGCCCGGCTACCCAGGGAACTCAGGGTTCCCATTCTTTACGTTACCCATTCCGTTGATGAAATTTTAAACCTGGCAGACACCCTGGTTTTTCTTTCCAACGGAAAAACACTGGCTGTGGGCAGTGTGGAAACGGTTTCGGCCAGGGATGATTTTCAACGTCTCACAGGCGGTATGGAGGCCGCTGTTGTGGTCTCAACCCGGGTTGATTCCCATGACCCCGGGGCCGGTCTGACCCGGCTTGAATTTCCAGGAGGGATGTTGAGTGTTCCCCTGGTAGACCTTCCGGTCAATGGGACTGTGCGTGCCAGAATTCATCCCCGGAATGTGGGCCTTGCCCTGGAAGCCTTTCCTCGCACCAGTTTTCAGAATATCTTCCAGGGAATAGTTACAGGGATCAACGATCCCTGTAACGGATCCCTGGTGAACGTTTCCCTGGACATCGGCATTCCCCTCATGGCCACCATTACCCCCCGGGCCCGGCAGGAACTGGATTTAAAGCCGGGAACCCGGGTGCATGCCATGATTAAAAGCGTATCCGTCTCCCTGGGATACGTTGCAACCTGA
- a CDS encoding GNAT family N-acetyltransferase, with product MDENPIMVRNADTEDLDVLVGLLKQLFLIEKDFNFDGEKNRRGMALMLDGCGKHRAVKVAVHNTEIVGMCTAQTRISTATGRITAVLEDLVVDADHRGRAIGKSLLHAIEQWAQQRGITHLQLLADKNNGPAMTFYKHLKWQQTDLVCLTREI from the coding sequence ATGGATGAAAACCCGATCATGGTTCGAAATGCCGATACAGAGGATCTGGACGTCCTTGTTGGTCTTTTGAAACAATTGTTTTTAATTGAAAAGGACTTTAACTTTGATGGGGAAAAGAATCGCCGGGGTATGGCTTTGATGTTGGATGGATGCGGCAAACACCGGGCTGTTAAAGTGGCTGTGCACAACACTGAAATTGTGGGCATGTGTACGGCCCAGACCCGGATATCCACTGCAACAGGGCGCATCACGGCAGTTCTTGAGGATCTGGTGGTGGATGCCGATCACCGGGGCAGGGCAATTGGAAAAAGTTTGTTGCATGCCATCGAACAATGGGCCCAACAGCGGGGTATCACCCATCTCCAGCTCCTGGCCGATAAAAACAATGGACCCGCCATGACCTTTTACAAGCACTTGAAATGGCAGCAGACGGACCTGGTTTGTCTGACCCGGGAGATTTAA
- a CDS encoding FAD-dependent oxidoreductase has protein sequence MKSDVVIIGGSAAGLMAALTLKKRAPEKTVTIIRNVINTPIPCGIPYIYGIMGQVNKNLIPDQGFIDQGIEILQREVEDIDRADKAVVFSDGDRISYDKLIISTGSKPFVPPLAGIDKTNVFTVKKDPVYLQKVYTALTPARNVVVIGGGFIGVEMAEQIALMGQKAGIEKKVTVLEMMPRCLMLACEEEFCLEIEEELKKVGVMVKTNCQAEELIGNGGIKGVKLANGEIITADAVVIGIGAQANIDLAIKCGLEADPRNGIKVDKYMQTDDADIYAAGDCASKFSCITGKPSGIRLASVAASEGMIAASNLCKGRSRVTMGALGAFSTKVGNRSVAAAGMTSRSATEEGIEFVVGEVTTPNRHPGHLPGSVSDMKIKLLFRRDNDQVIGGHVSGGDAASDMVNIIATAIQANLTAEQLAVMQYATHPLMTASPLSYHVMLAAENAAVKLR, from the coding sequence ATGAAAAGCGACGTCGTTATTATCGGGGGATCTGCAGCCGGACTGATGGCAGCCCTGACATTAAAAAAAAGAGCACCTGAGAAGACCGTTACAATCATCAGAAATGTCATTAATACACCCATTCCCTGCGGGATTCCTTATATTTACGGCATCATGGGCCAGGTTAATAAAAACCTCATCCCGGATCAGGGTTTTATTGATCAGGGCATTGAGATCCTGCAAAGGGAGGTTGAAGATATTGATCGTGCCGACAAAGCGGTTGTCTTTTCCGATGGTGACCGTATCAGCTATGACAAACTCATTATCAGCACGGGTTCCAAGCCCTTTGTGCCCCCACTTGCCGGTATTGACAAAACCAATGTATTCACCGTCAAAAAGGATCCTGTTTATCTTCAAAAAGTCTATACAGCACTGACTCCTGCCCGGAACGTTGTTGTCATTGGCGGCGGCTTCATCGGGGTTGAAATGGCCGAACAGATTGCCCTGATGGGGCAAAAGGCAGGGATTGAAAAAAAAGTGACCGTTCTGGAAATGATGCCCCGTTGCCTGATGCTGGCCTGTGAAGAGGAATTCTGTCTTGAAATAGAGGAAGAGCTTAAGAAAGTAGGGGTCATGGTCAAGACAAATTGCCAGGCAGAGGAATTGATCGGCAACGGGGGAATAAAAGGGGTAAAGCTTGCCAACGGGGAAATCATCACCGCCGATGCCGTTGTCATCGGGATTGGCGCCCAGGCCAATATTGACCTGGCCATAAAATGTGGCCTTGAGGCCGATCCTCGTAATGGAATCAAGGTTGACAAATACATGCAGACCGATGACGCAGATATTTATGCCGCTGGTGACTGTGCCAGTAAATTCTCCTGTATCACGGGCAAACCCAGTGGCATTCGCCTGGCATCCGTTGCCGCCAGTGAAGGGATGATTGCAGCCTCAAATCTTTGCAAAGGCCGTAGTCGTGTGACCATGGGCGCCCTGGGAGCCTTCAGCACCAAGGTTGGAAACAGATCCGTCGCCGCCGCAGGCATGACCAGCCGAAGCGCAACAGAAGAGGGCATCGAATTTGTCGTGGGTGAGGTCACAACGCCCAACCGTCATCCCGGTCATCTGCCGGGTTCTGTTTCAGACATGAAGATCAAGCTTCTTTTTCGACGGGACAACGATCAGGTAATCGGTGGTCACGTGAGCGGAGGCGATGCAGCTTCTGACATGGTCAACATCATTGCCACGGCAATTCAGGCCAATCTCACGGCTGAACAGCTGGCCGTCATGCAGTATGCCACACATCCGCTGATGACGGCATCTCCATTAAGCTACCATGTCATGCTGGCAGCCGAAAACGCCGCAGTCAAACTGCGTTAG
- a CDS encoding sigma-54 interaction domain-containing protein: MLEQVIDQYWKTVVDTIQEGVMIVNKNGRIVFVNGSFEKITGYSRQEAQGKSCHLLQCDTCEKARCLTGENWCDLFKVGCIDMKRCTLTHKNKGRVQVLKNASLLKDALGNVVGAVETLTDISDIVEKDHQIEAFRRQLQQENGFHNLLGTSRAMHQVFELIRNAARSDAPVLIQGESGTGKELVAQCIHDIGPRLEQPFVKVNCAALNESILESELFGHVKGAFTGAVKDRKGRFEAAKDGDLFLDEIGDLPFYCQVKLLRVLEENIIERVGDNTPTPVNTRIITATNRSLKEDVRTGKFREDLFYRINVIPIQIPPLRERAEDIPVLVDSFLLRNRLKTQSAIQGVSNRAMQSLMAYPWPGNVRELKSAFEYAFVTCHGTVIRREHLPLQVFLSGTSSPTTDNQLPHKDETQKQQLLRALDQSGGNQSMAARMLGVSRVTVWNRMKKYDIDLNRKERVGEAK, encoded by the coding sequence ATGCTTGAACAGGTGATTGATCAATACTGGAAAACAGTTGTGGATACCATTCAGGAAGGGGTGATGATTGTCAACAAAAACGGGCGCATTGTTTTTGTGAATGGGTCATTTGAAAAGATCACAGGCTATTCCAGACAGGAAGCCCAAGGTAAATCCTGTCACCTTCTGCAATGTGATACCTGTGAAAAAGCGCGCTGTCTCACGGGGGAAAACTGGTGTGATCTTTTCAAAGTCGGGTGTATTGACATGAAAAGATGTACCCTGACCCACAAGAACAAAGGCAGGGTACAGGTATTAAAAAATGCCTCTCTGCTCAAGGATGCTTTGGGAAATGTGGTGGGTGCCGTGGAGACGCTGACAGATATCAGTGATATCGTTGAAAAGGATCATCAGATCGAAGCCTTTCGAAGACAGCTGCAGCAGGAAAATGGTTTTCATAATCTGTTGGGCACATCCCGGGCCATGCACCAGGTTTTTGAACTGATTCGCAATGCTGCAAGGTCTGATGCTCCTGTATTGATCCAGGGGGAGAGCGGTACGGGCAAGGAACTGGTCGCCCAGTGCATTCATGATATTGGCCCCCGCCTGGAACAACCTTTTGTTAAGGTCAACTGTGCGGCCCTTAATGAATCCATACTCGAGAGTGAACTTTTCGGACATGTCAAAGGCGCATTTACGGGAGCTGTCAAGGATCGGAAGGGGCGGTTTGAAGCTGCCAAGGACGGTGACCTTTTCCTTGATGAAATTGGCGATTTACCCTTTTACTGCCAGGTCAAACTCTTGCGGGTGCTTGAGGAAAATATAATTGAACGGGTGGGCGACAACACCCCCACACCCGTTAATACACGAATCATCACGGCAACCAATCGGTCTCTCAAGGAGGATGTTCGCACGGGTAAATTTCGGGAGGATCTATTTTACCGGATTAATGTCATTCCCATCCAGATACCGCCCTTAAGGGAACGGGCAGAAGATATTCCCGTGCTGGTGGACTCATTTTTGCTGCGTAATCGCCTCAAGACCCAGAGCGCTATTCAGGGCGTCAGTAACAGGGCCATGCAAAGCCTTATGGCCTATCCCTGGCCAGGCAATGTCCGTGAATTAAAAAGTGCCTTTGAGTATGCCTTTGTCACCTGCCATGGTACGGTTATTCGCAGGGAACACCTGCCGCTGCAGGTGTTCTTGTCCGGGACGTCAAGCCCAACAACAGACAATCAATTGCCCCACAAGGATGAAACCCAGAAACAGCAACTTCTGAGAGCCCTGGACCAGTCCGGGGGAAATCAGTCCATGGCAGCCCGCATGCTGGGTGTCTCCCGTGTGACCGTCTGGAACCGGATGAAAAAATACGATATTGACCTTAACCGGAAAGAGCGTGTTGGTGAAGCCAAATAA
- the nhaD gene encoding sodium:proton antiporter NhaD encodes MKKVLCLLTAFLAVPVLALASSPTPGTSELVDFTRTIYGYLGIGLFVAAYCLVPLENIIHLRKSKPVLLAAGIIWILVALAYMGIGDTHSAHEAIKDSLLEYGELFLFLLAAMTYINAMEERKVFQALRAFLVSKGFSLRVLFWITGLLAFVISPVADNLTTALLMGAVVMSVGGDNKKFVALSCINIVIGANAGGAYSPFGDITTLMVWQNGKVAFSQFFDLFIPSLVNWLVPAVCMSLAIGNASPKVLDEKVEMKYGAQVMIGLFILTIITAVSFHNFLNLPPAAGMMLGLGYLGFFSYHIKRREGRMFYYDNILGARNKNTIKRSMSMLQDKTHGEVAQVIDDLPTPAFLLNKDHVITHWNPAMAALTGISAKDKIGTKDQWKSFYPQVRPLLADMVLEGGSKKLVNKFYHGKSRLNKYIDSAYEVSDFEPSLGEKGKWVYFASAPLKDENGHVSGVIEIIEDMNEDQETRTFFDIMESISRAEWDTLLFFYGVTLCVGGLGQFGYLGLVSTFMYGDLGATAANTLVGVLSAVVDNIPVMFAVLKMNPAMSHGQWLLVTLTAGVGGSLLSIGSAAGVALMGSARGIYTFGAHLKWMPVIALGYGASILVHLFINSRLM; translated from the coding sequence ATGAAAAAAGTACTTTGCCTGTTGACTGCCTTTCTGGCTGTTCCGGTTCTGGCACTTGCCTCGTCCCCAACGCCTGGCACATCTGAGCTGGTCGATTTTACACGAACCATTTATGGCTATCTGGGTATCGGACTTTTTGTGGCCGCTTATTGTCTGGTGCCCCTTGAGAATATTATTCATCTTCGCAAGAGCAAACCTGTGCTCCTTGCCGCAGGTATTATCTGGATTTTGGTAGCCCTTGCCTATATGGGGATAGGGGATACCCATTCAGCCCATGAAGCGATCAAGGACAGTTTGCTCGAGTATGGAGAATTGTTCCTTTTTTTGCTGGCGGCCATGACCTACATCAACGCCATGGAGGAACGGAAGGTCTTTCAGGCCCTGAGGGCATTTCTGGTGTCCAAGGGGTTTTCCCTTCGGGTTCTGTTCTGGATTACGGGATTGCTGGCTTTTGTGATTTCTCCTGTGGCCGACAACCTTACCACCGCCCTTCTCATGGGTGCGGTAGTCATGTCTGTTGGTGGTGACAATAAAAAATTTGTTGCCCTGTCATGTATTAATATCGTTATCGGGGCCAATGCCGGTGGTGCTTATTCGCCGTTTGGAGATATTACGACCCTGATGGTCTGGCAGAATGGCAAGGTGGCTTTTTCCCAGTTCTTTGACCTTTTTATTCCTTCCCTGGTCAATTGGCTGGTACCTGCCGTATGCATGAGCCTTGCCATTGGCAATGCCTCTCCCAAGGTGCTGGATGAAAAGGTTGAAATGAAATACGGTGCCCAGGTTATGATTGGGCTCTTTATATTGACCATTATCACGGCCGTCAGCTTTCATAATTTTCTCAACCTTCCCCCTGCAGCCGGCATGATGCTGGGCCTCGGGTATTTGGGTTTTTTCAGTTATCACATCAAGCGCAGAGAGGGGAGGATGTTTTATTATGACAACATCCTGGGCGCCAGGAATAAGAACACGATCAAGCGCTCCATGTCCATGCTTCAAGACAAAACCCATGGCGAGGTCGCCCAGGTTATTGACGACCTGCCAACCCCTGCCTTTCTCCTGAACAAGGATCATGTCATCACCCATTGGAACCCTGCCATGGCAGCTTTGACCGGGATTTCTGCCAAGGATAAAATTGGAACAAAAGATCAGTGGAAATCCTTTTATCCGCAAGTGCGGCCCCTGCTTGCAGACATGGTTCTGGAAGGCGGTTCAAAAAAACTGGTCAACAAGTTTTACCATGGGAAAAGCAGACTCAACAAATACATTGACTCTGCCTATGAGGTGTCAGATTTTGAGCCGTCCCTTGGAGAAAAGGGGAAATGGGTCTATTTTGCGTCAGCACCCCTCAAAGATGAAAACGGCCATGTGTCAGGGGTTATTGAAATTATCGAGGATATGAACGAGGACCAGGAGACAAGGACCTTTTTTGATATCATGGAGAGTATCTCCCGGGCCGAGTGGGACACACTGCTTTTCTTTTACGGGGTGACCCTCTGTGTTGGCGGTCTTGGCCAGTTTGGTTATCTTGGCCTGGTCTCTACCTTCATGTACGGAGATCTCGGTGCCACAGCCGCAAATACCCTTGTGGGGGTCCTGTCGGCTGTTGTTGATAATATCCCGGTGATGTTTGCCGTGCTCAAGATGAATCCTGCCATGTCCCATGGGCAGTGGCTCCTGGTGACCTTGACGGCAGGTGTGGGGGGGAGTCTTCTCTCCATTGGATCTGCGGCAGGTGTTGCCCTGATGGGAAGTGCCCGGGGGATCTATACCTTTGGCGCCCATTTAAAATGGATGCCGGTGATAGCACTTGGCTATGGGGCCAGTATTCTGGTTCATCTCTTCATTAATTCACGCCTGATGTAG
- a CDS encoding enoyl-CoA hydratase/isomerase family protein, with protein sequence MTDKQSVLMEKDNGIGTITLNRPEQKNTFTLGFATLLNHHLKALDEDDEVRVVVIKATGKHFSTGIDLAEFKDKSPGELRAMIGKMDQHNHTIAQMKKPVIASVRGYAIANGAGLVFASDLAVVSENARFGTTAINVGLICLGPAVPLSRLVSRKKLLEMVLGGDILQAEEAEGLGLVNKVVPDEELESATMALAEKLSQKSPLAVECGKKGIYGMSDLPYHQSLDYMGEMFTQLCTTNDAQEGLAAFQEQRKPNWTRT encoded by the coding sequence ATGACTGACAAACAATCGGTTCTCATGGAAAAGGACAACGGCATTGGAACGATCACCCTGAACCGGCCGGAACAGAAAAACACCTTTACCCTCGGGTTTGCCACCCTTTTGAATCACCATCTCAAAGCCCTTGATGAGGACGACGAAGTAAGAGTGGTGGTAATCAAGGCAACAGGGAAACATTTTTCAACAGGGATCGATCTTGCAGAATTCAAGGACAAATCACCAGGTGAATTAAGGGCCATGATCGGCAAAATGGACCAGCACAACCACACCATTGCCCAGATGAAAAAACCGGTGATCGCATCGGTCAGGGGATATGCCATTGCCAACGGTGCAGGCCTTGTGTTTGCCTCAGACCTTGCCGTTGTCTCTGAGAATGCCAGGTTCGGCACAACGGCTATCAATGTAGGACTTATCTGCCTGGGCCCTGCCGTCCCCCTCTCCCGACTCGTATCAAGGAAAAAACTGCTGGAGATGGTCCTTGGGGGTGACATCCTCCAGGCAGAAGAGGCCGAGGGTCTTGGTCTGGTCAACAAAGTGGTTCCCGACGAAGAGCTGGAATCAGCCACCATGGCCCTTGCAGAAAAACTTTCCCAGAAGAGTCCCCTTGCCGTGGAGTGCGGGAAAAAAGGCATCTATGGCATGTCCGACCTCCCCTACCACCAGTCCCTGGACTACATGGGTGAAATGTTCACCCAACTTTGCACCACCAATGATGCGCAGGAAGGCCTTGCAGCCTTTCAGGAGCAAAGAAAACCCAATTGGACAAGGACTTAG